In a single window of the Thermodesulfobacteriota bacterium genome:
- a CDS encoding copper ion binding protein: MKTPAIDPVCRMEVDPEAPPGGTSDHEGKRYYFCNPRCRGRFEADPEGVLAAYRTNAQEEEAAHVGEEEAPTAEPRSGGVKEVLDLTGMSCASCAAAIERGLRRVPGVGVANVNFAASKAYVERDPFRAGHEDLVAAVRKAGYGVREAGAERTAELSLTGVDSAHCAGLVEKALGGLPGVESASVNLATSRARVAYDPSRVRVSRMIEAVKAAGYGARVAEG; the protein is encoded by the coding sequence ATGAAGACCCCCGCCATCGACCCCGTCTGCCGCATGGAGGTGGACCCCGAGGCGCCGCCCGGGGGCACCTCCGACCACGAGGGCAAGCGCTACTACTTCTGCAACCCCCGGTGCCGGGGGCGCTTCGAAGCCGATCCCGAGGGGGTCCTGGCCGCCTACCGGACGAACGCCCAGGAGGAGGAGGCCGCACACGTGGGCGAGGAGGAGGCCCCGACCGCGGAGCCTCGGTCGGGCGGGGTCAAGGAGGTCCTGGACCTCACCGGCATGAGCTGCGCCTCTTGCGCCGCGGCCATCGAGAGGGGGCTGCGCCGGGTTCCGGGGGTAGGGGTGGCCAACGTGAACTTCGCCGCCTCCAAGGCCTACGTGGAGCGGGACCCCTTCCGGGCCGGGCACGAGGACCTGGTGGCGGCGGTGCGCAAGGCGGGGTACGGGGTGCGGGAAGCCGGGGCCGAGCGCACGGCGGAGCTCTCGCTCACAGGGGTGGACTCGGCCCACTGCGCGGGCTTGGTGGAAAAGGCCCTGGGGGGTCTCCCCGGCGTGGAGTCTGCTTCGGTGAACCTCGCAACCTCCCGCGCGCGGGTCGCTTACGACCCGTCCCGGGTCCGGGTGTCCCGGATGATCGAGGCGGTCAAGGCCGCCGGGTACGGGGCCCGGGTGGCCGAGGGCC
- a CDS encoding chemotaxis protein CheX, translating to MLKVDLNEALVDAIIRSTHAGLQMAGLSPRPVGISTLPARAQEVAVVIGLVGRRNGTVTLSLSQRAVLLLANRFTDSGQSEVNEDVLDAVGEITNIVAGRLKGELGDPSYGITSISCPSIIIGADYHLYQFRGFQTVSVEFEIEELPIMFWRERLFSATLSLTRA from the coding sequence ATGCTCAAGGTGGACCTCAACGAGGCCCTGGTCGACGCCATCATCCGCAGCACCCACGCCGGCCTCCAGATGGCGGGGCTCTCGCCGCGCCCGGTGGGGATCAGCACGCTCCCCGCCCGGGCGCAAGAGGTGGCCGTCGTGATCGGCCTGGTGGGCCGGCGCAACGGCACGGTCACCTTGAGCCTCTCCCAGCGGGCCGTGCTCCTACTGGCCAACCGTTTCACGGACTCCGGCCAGTCGGAGGTCAACGAGGACGTTCTCGACGCCGTGGGGGAGATCACCAACATCGTGGCCGGCCGCCTCAAGGGGGAGCTCGGCGACCCTTCCTACGGCATCACCAGCATCTCGTGCCCCTCCATCATCATCGGCGCCGACTACCACCTCTACCAATTCCGGGGCTTCCAGACCGTCTCCGTGGAGTTCGAGATTGAGGAGCTGCCCATCATGTTCTGGCGGGAGCGCCTGTTTTCCGCCACCCTGTCCTTGACCCGGGCCTAG
- a CDS encoding R3H domain-containing nucleic acid-binding protein — protein sequence MDAPHPTACPSSSGDDLALLLDALPREIRQPLEGRPLEDLLEVVLDLGRPPEARFRESARRLLPRPVTRDDLDQVVERLGEFTADNRAGIERTLHRISALRNRRGEVVGLTLRVGRAVFGTVDFIRDLVESGASLLLMGPPGVGKTTMLREAARVLADDLGKRVMVVDTSNEIAGDGDVPHPGIGSARRIQVPHPDRQHAVMIEAVENHMPEVVIVDEIGTAAEAAAARTIAERGVQLIGTAHGNCLENLVLNPTLSDLVGGVQTVTLGDEEARLRRTQKTVSERKAPPTFDAVVEIVSRVEVIVHRDTGAAVDALLRRADPGGEHRVRGEDGQVVAVAAPGEPNRPPASADGEQAAPGGRTRLFAYALSRDSLERAIRDLGLNARAVGRPQQADAIVALRSRGRDARLERILGEAGVPVHWVKRNSTATLRRVLQEAFLHVGGFEEGEVARAVQEAEEAVDAIRAGGGPAALAPQPAALRKLQHRVVTRSGLTAQSTGAGGDRHLVVYPD from the coding sequence ATGGACGCCCCGCACCCCACCGCCTGCCCATCTTCCTCGGGCGACGACCTTGCCTTGCTCCTCGATGCCCTCCCCCGGGAGATCCGCCAGCCCCTGGAAGGCCGCCCCCTGGAGGACCTGCTGGAGGTCGTGCTCGATCTGGGCCGTCCCCCCGAGGCGCGCTTCCGGGAAAGCGCCCGTCGCCTGCTGCCCCGGCCCGTCACCCGCGACGACCTGGACCAGGTGGTGGAGCGGCTGGGGGAGTTCACGGCCGACAACCGGGCCGGCATCGAGCGCACCCTGCACCGCATCTCGGCCCTGCGAAATCGCCGGGGCGAGGTGGTGGGGCTCACCCTGCGGGTGGGCCGGGCGGTCTTCGGCACGGTGGACTTCATCCGCGACCTGGTGGAGAGCGGCGCGAGCCTGCTCCTCATGGGCCCGCCGGGAGTGGGCAAGACCACCATGCTCCGGGAGGCGGCTCGGGTGCTCGCCGACGACCTGGGCAAGCGGGTGATGGTGGTGGACACCTCCAACGAGATCGCGGGGGACGGGGACGTGCCCCACCCCGGCATCGGGAGCGCCCGGCGCATCCAGGTGCCCCATCCCGACCGTCAGCACGCGGTGATGATCGAGGCGGTGGAGAACCACATGCCCGAGGTGGTGATCGTGGACGAGATCGGCACCGCCGCCGAGGCGGCCGCCGCCCGCACCATCGCCGAGCGGGGCGTGCAGCTCATCGGCACGGCCCACGGCAACTGCCTGGAAAACCTGGTGCTCAATCCCACCCTGAGCGACCTGGTGGGGGGCGTGCAGACCGTGACCCTGGGCGACGAGGAGGCGCGCCTGCGGCGCACCCAGAAGACCGTGAGCGAGCGCAAGGCGCCCCCTACCTTCGACGCCGTGGTGGAGATCGTGAGCCGGGTCGAGGTGATCGTCCACCGCGACACGGGAGCTGCCGTGGATGCCCTGCTCCGCCGGGCGGACCCCGGGGGAGAGCACCGGGTGCGGGGGGAGGACGGCCAGGTGGTGGCGGTGGCCGCGCCGGGGGAGCCGAACCGCCCCCCCGCTTCCGCCGACGGGGAGCAGGCGGCCCCGGGCGGGCGCACCCGCCTCTTCGCCTACGCCTTGAGCCGCGACTCCCTGGAGCGGGCCATCCGGGATCTCGGCCTCAACGCCCGGGCGGTGGGCCGCCCCCAGCAGGCCGATGCCATCGTGGCCCTGCGTTCCCGCGGCCGCGACGCCCGGCTCGAGCGCATCCTGGGGGAGGCGGGGGTGCCGGTGCACTGGGTCAAGAGAAACAGCACCGCCACGCTGCGGCGCGTCCTTCAGGAGGCCTTCCTCCACGTGGGCGGCTTCGAGGAGGGCGAGGTGGCGCGAGCGGTGCAGGAGGCCGAGGAGGCGGTGGACGCGATCCGGGCCGGGGGAGGCCCTGCGGCGCTGGCTCCCCAGCCCGCGGCCCTGCGCAAGCTCCAGCACCGGGTCGTCACCCGGTCCGGCCTCACCGCCCAGAGCACGGGCGCCGGCGGCGATCGTCACCTGGTGGTGTACCCGGATTGA
- a CDS encoding general secretion pathway protein GspB: protein MSYILEALRKAQQEQQRGQAPDLKAAVGIPAPEPRRRRLRWGWAVAALVLGANALVLGWTLRPRPPGPLPASLPAPPPPEARLAAAPPVPAEPRRTGDLRLPAETRPLAAEAERRAPPRAVTPEPQQPPVGAAGAAAPLPSPAEAPTTPAQDTAPAVPEPPAAAEPASPVAQIQPVPAPAPEPRREAGAVAGAAPVPLLQELPPEVRQGLPPLEINGHVYADDPSERFVFINWKPYREGDRLGAAEGPVLEKITVEGVVVDFGSVRAQVPVLP, encoded by the coding sequence ATGTCGTACATCCTGGAAGCTCTGCGCAAGGCCCAGCAGGAGCAGCAGCGGGGACAGGCTCCGGACTTGAAGGCGGCCGTGGGTATCCCGGCCCCGGAGCCTCGCCGGCGACGCCTGCGGTGGGGCTGGGCCGTGGCGGCCCTGGTCCTCGGGGCAAACGCCCTGGTGCTGGGGTGGACCCTCCGGCCCCGCCCGCCCGGGCCCCTGCCGGCATCCCTCCCGGCACCTCCCCCCCCGGAGGCCCGCCTCGCCGCCGCTCCTCCTGTGCCTGCCGAACCCCGGCGGACGGGAGACCTGCGCCTGCCCGCCGAGACGCGGCCCCTGGCAGCCGAGGCCGAGCGCCGCGCCCCTCCCCGTGCGGTGACCCCGGAGCCCCAACAACCTCCCGTCGGCGCCGCCGGGGCCGCCGCTCCCCTGCCCTCCCCGGCCGAAGCCCCAACGACGCCCGCGCAGGACACGGCGCCGGCGGTCCCCGAGCCCCCAGCGGCGGCGGAGCCGGCGTCTCCCGTCGCGCAGATCCAGCCGGTCCCGGCCCCGGCGCCTGAACCGCGCCGGGAGGCCGGGGCCGTTGCCGGCGCGGCCCCGGTACCCCTGCTCCAGGAGCTGCCCCCGGAGGTCCGCCAGGGTCTCCCCCCCCTGGAAATCAACGGGCACGTGTACGCGGACGACCCCTCCGAGCGGTTCGTCTTCATCAACTGGAAGCCGTATCGAGAGGGTGACCGCCTGGGCGCGGCCGAAGGGCCTGTGCTGGAGAAGATCACCGTGGAAGGGGTGGTGGTGGACTTCGGCTCCGTGCGGGCGCAGGTGCCGGTGCTGCCGTGA
- a CDS encoding AAA family ATPase codes for MYRSYFGLREEPFALTPDPRFLYLSPRHREALAHLLYGMGEAGGFVQLTGEVGTGKTTLCRSLLEQAPEGVDVALLFNPRQTPAELVASVCDEFRVPYPPGTSSLKILTDALNRHLLDGHARGRRAVLVIDEAQNLSAEALEQVRLLTNLETTTRKLLQILLIGQPELRALMARPELRQLDQRITARYHLAPLTAEETAQYVRHRLEVAGAAEPLFTPGALSRVHRLSGGVPRLVNVLCDRALLAAYARGERPVGSRLVGRAAAEVRGEGAVTRRRAWGWAGAAVALALAAAAWGLVSFAPPAARVAADREGGGEVFALPVEPPPLPLAEVPAELPAPAAEPAATEPFGPRLAGGSLRTGSDDALATLFGYWGLSYAEAAGATACERAEALGLRCTYGRGNWTTLAHYGLPAVLELRDGAAARHHGVLVGLDGFVATLDFGGEPLTVPRQELDPLWFGEFLFLWQGPPEGASVLRLGSEGPDVVWLRTLLDAAEGRSPPSAGAANPRFGPGLRERVRAFQSARGLAPDGIAGEQTFIQLNTAAGPPSVPVLRRHHGPGEP; via the coding sequence ATGTACCGCAGCTACTTCGGATTGAGGGAAGAGCCCTTCGCCCTCACCCCCGACCCCCGGTTCCTCTACCTGAGCCCCCGCCACCGGGAGGCCCTGGCCCACCTCCTCTACGGCATGGGTGAGGCGGGGGGGTTCGTGCAGCTCACGGGGGAGGTGGGCACGGGGAAGACGACGTTGTGCCGGAGCCTGCTGGAGCAGGCGCCCGAGGGCGTGGACGTGGCGCTCCTCTTCAACCCCCGCCAGACTCCCGCGGAGCTCGTGGCCTCGGTGTGCGACGAGTTCCGCGTGCCCTACCCTCCGGGCACGTCGAGCCTCAAGATCCTCACCGATGCCCTCAACCGCCACCTGCTCGACGGCCACGCCCGCGGCCGGCGGGCGGTGCTCGTCATCGACGAAGCCCAGAACCTCAGCGCCGAGGCCCTGGAGCAGGTGCGGCTGCTCACCAACCTGGAGACCACCACCCGCAAGCTCCTCCAGATCCTGCTCATCGGCCAGCCCGAGCTCCGGGCCCTCATGGCCCGCCCGGAGCTGCGGCAGCTGGACCAGCGGATCACCGCCCGCTACCACCTCGCCCCCCTCACCGCGGAGGAGACGGCCCAGTACGTGCGCCACCGTCTGGAGGTGGCCGGAGCGGCGGAGCCCCTGTTCACTCCGGGAGCGCTCTCCCGGGTGCACCGGCTCTCCGGGGGGGTGCCACGGCTCGTGAACGTGCTCTGCGACCGGGCCCTGCTGGCGGCCTACGCCAGGGGAGAGCGGCCGGTGGGAAGCAGGCTCGTGGGACGGGCCGCTGCCGAGGTGCGGGGAGAGGGCGCGGTCACCCGGCGCCGGGCGTGGGGCTGGGCCGGTGCCGCGGTCGCCCTGGCTCTGGCCGCGGCGGCGTGGGGGTTGGTGTCCTTCGCCCCGCCTGCCGCTCGCGTCGCGGCCGACCGGGAGGGAGGGGGAGAGGTCTTCGCCCTGCCCGTGGAGCCTCCGCCCCTTCCCCTCGCCGAAGTCCCTGCCGAGCTTCCGGCGCCTGCCGCCGAGCCCGCAGCGACCGAACCCTTCGGGCCGCGCCTGGCCGGGGGAAGCCTGCGCACCGGGAGCGACGACGCGCTGGCGACCCTGTTCGGCTATTGGGGCCTGTCCTACGCCGAGGCAGCCGGCGCCACGGCCTGCGAACGGGCCGAGGCCCTGGGCTTGCGCTGCACCTACGGCCGCGGAAACTGGACGACGCTCGCCCACTACGGGCTGCCGGCGGTGCTGGAGCTGCGCGACGGCGCGGCCGCCCGCCACCACGGGGTCCTGGTCGGCCTCGACGGCTTCGTCGCGACGCTGGACTTCGGGGGCGAGCCCCTCACGGTACCCCGGCAGGAGCTCGACCCCCTGTGGTTCGGCGAATTCCTCTTCCTGTGGCAGGGGCCTCCCGAGGGAGCTTCCGTCCTGCGCCTGGGAAGCGAGGGACCCGACGTGGTGTGGCTCCGCACCCTTCTGGATGCGGCCGAGGGGCGTTCCCCCCCTTCGGCCGGAGCTGCGAACCCGCGCTTCGGCCCCGGCCTTCGGGAGAGGGTGCGAGCCTTCCAGAGCGCCCGGGGGCTGGCGCCCGATGGGATTGCCGGAGAGCAGACGTTCATCCAGCTCAACACCGCCGCAGGCCCGCCCTCGGTCCCGGTTCTCCGGCGTCACCACGGGCCCGGGGAGCCCTGA